One Caulobacter segnis genomic window carries:
- the pip gene encoding prolyl aminopeptidase, producing the protein MDRNASAAAMSSVGRRGLFREVEPFSFGWMRTGGPHEIYYEECGNPRGKPCVILHGGPGGAVNPTMRRFFDPAKWRMTLFDQRGCGRSRPNASLDDNTTWSLIEDIERLREHLGVEKWTVFGGSWGSTLALAYAIAHPDRVDGLVLRGIFLLTERELRWFYQEGASMLFPDAWERFLAPIPEDERGDLMAAYHRRLVSPDRRVQLEAASAWSQWEGDTISLRGPEARPPKFNEEDFAIAFARIECHFFTNKGFFDHDDWILKNIDRIRHIPGWIVQGRFDVVTPLDSAWRLHKAWPEARFDIVWDAGHASTEPGVIDGLVRATEAALLR; encoded by the coding sequence ATGGATCGTAACGCTTCCGCCGCCGCCATGAGTTCCGTCGGTCGTCGCGGCCTCTTTCGCGAGGTCGAGCCGTTCTCGTTCGGCTGGATGCGGACCGGCGGTCCGCACGAGATCTATTACGAGGAATGCGGCAACCCGCGCGGCAAGCCCTGCGTGATCTTGCACGGCGGTCCGGGCGGCGCGGTCAATCCGACCATGCGGCGGTTCTTCGACCCGGCCAAGTGGCGCATGACCCTGTTCGACCAGCGCGGCTGCGGCCGCTCGCGGCCGAACGCCAGCCTGGACGACAACACCACCTGGAGTCTGATCGAGGACATCGAGCGCCTGCGCGAGCACCTGGGCGTCGAGAAGTGGACCGTGTTCGGTGGCTCGTGGGGATCGACCCTGGCCCTGGCCTACGCCATCGCCCACCCCGACCGGGTCGACGGCCTGGTCCTGCGCGGCATCTTCCTGCTGACCGAGCGCGAGCTGCGCTGGTTCTACCAGGAAGGCGCCTCGATGCTGTTTCCGGACGCCTGGGAGCGGTTCCTGGCCCCGATCCCCGAGGACGAGCGCGGCGACCTGATGGCCGCCTATCACCGCCGGCTGGTGTCTCCCGACCGCCGCGTGCAGCTGGAAGCCGCCTCGGCCTGGAGCCAGTGGGAAGGCGACACCATCTCGCTGCGAGGGCCGGAGGCCCGCCCCCCGAAATTCAATGAAGAGGACTTCGCGATCGCCTTCGCGCGGATCGAGTGCCACTTCTTCACCAACAAGGGCTTCTTCGATCACGACGACTGGATCCTGAAGAACATCGACAGGATCCGCCACATCCCCGGCTGGATCGTCCAGGGCCGCTTCGACGTGGTCACGCCGCTGGACAGCGCCTGGCGGCTGCACAAGGCCTGGCCCGAGGCGCGGTTCGACATCGTCTGGGACGCCGGCCATGCCTCGACCGAGCCGGGCGTCATCGACGGCCTGGTGCGGGCGACCGAGGCGGCGCTGCTCCGCTAG
- a CDS encoding DMT family transporter, translating to MIWIPITVGAAALQVARNAAQRSIMGGAGPWGATLVRFLFGLPFATLFALVAWLATPGAVAHPTPTFWLACAAGAALQIGATAAQLTAMHRSTFALGTAMQQSGLLFALGWGALFFGDKVGPVTWLGALVATAGLAALTWPRGEMAMRRGAVTAGLGAGAMFALCANCFRQAGLAFEPAHPAASAFVTVMVVQAMQTVALSAWLAWRNPDALKAVVAAWRQSLGAGFCGAAASGLWFTAMTLSPVGPVRAVGVVEMPIAAIAGRRLFKERLSTLQMIAGLITAVGVAMAALG from the coding sequence ATGATCTGGATTCCCATCACCGTGGGCGCGGCCGCCCTGCAGGTCGCCCGCAACGCCGCCCAGCGCTCGATCATGGGCGGGGCGGGGCCCTGGGGCGCGACCCTGGTCCGCTTCCTGTTCGGCCTGCCGTTCGCCACGCTGTTCGCCCTCGTCGCCTGGCTTGCGACACCGGGCGCGGTCGCCCATCCCACGCCGACCTTCTGGCTGGCCTGCGCGGCCGGAGCGGCGTTGCAGATAGGCGCGACGGCGGCGCAGCTGACGGCCATGCACCGCTCGACCTTCGCCCTGGGCACGGCCATGCAGCAAAGCGGCCTCCTGTTCGCCCTGGGGTGGGGCGCGCTGTTCTTCGGCGACAAGGTCGGGCCGGTGACCTGGTTGGGCGCCCTGGTCGCCACGGCGGGCCTGGCCGCCCTGACCTGGCCGCGGGGCGAGATGGCGATGCGCCGGGGCGCGGTGACGGCCGGGCTGGGGGCGGGGGCGATGTTCGCGCTGTGCGCCAACTGCTTCCGCCAGGCCGGTCTGGCCTTCGAGCCCGCCCATCCGGCCGCCTCGGCCTTCGTGACGGTGATGGTGGTGCAGGCCATGCAGACGGTCGCGCTGAGCGCCTGGCTGGCCTGGCGGAATCCAGACGCCCTGAAGGCGGTGGTCGCCGCTTGGCGCCAGTCGCTGGGCGCGGGCTTTTGCGGCGCGGCGGCCTCGGGCCTGTGGTTCACGGCGATGACGCTCTCGCCGGTCGGGCCGGTGAGGGCGGTCGGGGTGGTCGAGATGCCGATCGCCGCCATCGCCGGACGTCGTCTGTTCAAGGAACGTCTGTCGACGCTTCAGATGATCGCGGGACTGATAACCGCCGTCGGGGTCGCCATGGCCGCGCTCGGCTAG
- a CDS encoding rod shape-determining protein, with product MFSSLFGVISNDIAIDLGTANTLIYMKGKGIVLNEPSVVALRNVGGRKIVHAVGIEAKQMLGRTPGHMEAIRPMRDGVIADFEVAEEMIKYFIRKVHNRKGFVNPKVIVCVPSGATAVERRAINDSCLNASARRVGLIDEPMAAAIGAGLPIHEPTGSMVVDIGGGTTEVAVLSLSGIVYSRSVRVGGDKMDEAIISYMRRHHNLLIGETTAERIKKEIGTARAPADGEGLSIDVKGRDLMQGVPREVRISEKQAADALAEPVGQIVEAVKVALEATPPELASDIADKGIMLTGGGALLRGLDAEIRDHTGLPVTVADDPLSCVALGCGKVLEHPKWMKGVLESTLA from the coding sequence ATGTTCTCTTCCCTCTTCGGCGTGATCTCGAACGACATCGCCATCGACCTCGGAACGGCCAACACCCTCATCTACATGAAGGGCAAGGGGATCGTTCTGAACGAACCGTCGGTGGTGGCTCTGCGCAATGTTGGCGGTCGAAAGATCGTCCACGCCGTGGGCATCGAGGCCAAGCAGATGCTGGGCCGCACCCCGGGCCACATGGAAGCCATCCGCCCGATGCGCGACGGCGTCATCGCCGACTTCGAAGTCGCCGAGGAGATGATCAAGTACTTCATCCGCAAGGTTCACAACCGCAAGGGCTTCGTGAACCCGAAGGTGATCGTGTGCGTGCCGTCGGGCGCCACCGCCGTGGAACGCCGCGCCATCAACGACAGCTGCCTGAACGCCTCGGCCCGTCGCGTCGGCCTGATCGACGAGCCGATGGCCGCCGCGATCGGCGCCGGCCTGCCGATCCACGAGCCGACCGGCTCGATGGTGGTCGACATCGGTGGCGGCACCACCGAGGTGGCCGTGCTGTCGCTGTCGGGCATCGTCTATTCGCGCAGCGTCCGCGTCGGCGGCGACAAGATGGACGAGGCGATCATCAGCTACATGCGTCGCCACCATAACCTGCTGATCGGCGAGACGACCGCCGAGCGCATCAAGAAGGAAATCGGCACCGCCCGCGCGCCGGCCGACGGCGAGGGCCTGTCGATCGACGTCAAGGGCCGCGACCTGATGCAGGGCGTGCCGCGCGAAGTCCGCATCTCGGAAAAGCAGGCCGCCGACGCGCTGGCCGAACCGGTCGGGCAGATCGTGGAAGCCGTGAAGGTGGCCCTGGAAGCCACCCCGCCGGAACTGGCCTCGGACATCGCCGACAAGGGCATCATGCTGACGGGCGGCGGCGCGCTGCTGCGCGGCCTCGACGCCGAGATTCGCGACCATACCGGCCTGCCGGTTACCGTGGCCGACGACCCGCTGTCGTGCGTGGCCCTGGGCTGCGGCAAGGTGCTGGAGCACCCGAAGTGGATGAAGGGCGTCCTGGAATCCACGCTCGCCTAG
- the mrdA gene encoding penicillin-binding protein 2, with translation MSEPSIFFFEVNERQGVFHRRAFLLGGFTGAGLLALGGRLAQLQLVEAQRYQKLSAGNQFNYRLVPPPRGLILDRNGVSLASNRPNFRLMINKDKGLDAEAVMDDLAKLVPIDGSRRARVLKELDRAPRKAPVVVMEDLSWEEFSRVNIRAPELPNVTADMGEVRVYPFGGAFAHVIGYVAKVSDRDLDAAKDDATQDQELLHHPGFRIGKQGVEKAFDKDLRGRAGATKAEVDAQGRVVRLDPAGDIPPAPGKEIRLTLDADIQNRALEVMGDESGAIVVMDVRNGDLLAMVSAPSFDANRFVKGLSGAEYKALAEYERKPLLDKSMTGLFPPGSTFKPTVALAALTAGIDPELRINCPGSWYYGGRVWRCWEKGGHGPQNMHDAIKNSCDVYFYQTSLKVGPDAIANAARAMGFGQLFDIGIPGQKKGNVPDRAWKKRAFKKNPANQIWFPGETPSYGIGQGALTVNALQLAVMTSRLANSKKALVPRLIKSVGGKEQPSGAEVPDLPFSQEHLNYVRGGMAAVANDVRGTAYKQSQLGLGDVQMAGKTGTAQVRSYDGVANRKGAGTIWRLKDHNLFVAFAPYDDPRYAVAVIVEHGGMGGATAGAPRAREVMRVALLKDPEIRARIERPAPLPEAAPEDVMEGVAPEDPIETPTPQPDVAPTPTPATPQGGPR, from the coding sequence ATGAGCGAACCGTCCATCTTCTTCTTCGAGGTCAACGAGCGTCAGGGGGTCTTCCACCGGCGCGCGTTCCTGCTGGGCGGCTTCACGGGCGCGGGCCTGCTGGCCCTGGGCGGTCGCCTGGCGCAGCTGCAGCTGGTCGAGGCCCAGCGCTACCAGAAGCTTTCGGCCGGCAACCAGTTCAACTACCGCCTGGTCCCGCCGCCGCGCGGCCTGATCCTGGATCGCAACGGCGTGTCGCTGGCGTCCAATCGGCCCAACTTCCGGCTGATGATCAACAAGGACAAGGGGCTGGATGCCGAGGCCGTCATGGACGACCTGGCCAAGCTGGTCCCGATCGACGGCAGTCGTCGCGCCCGCGTGCTGAAGGAGCTGGACCGCGCGCCGCGCAAGGCCCCGGTCGTGGTCATGGAGGACCTCTCCTGGGAGGAGTTCTCGCGCGTCAACATCCGCGCGCCGGAACTGCCCAACGTCACCGCCGACATGGGCGAGGTGCGAGTCTATCCGTTCGGCGGCGCCTTCGCCCACGTGATCGGCTACGTCGCCAAGGTTTCGGACCGCGACCTTGACGCGGCCAAGGACGACGCGACCCAGGACCAGGAGCTGCTGCACCATCCGGGCTTCCGGATCGGCAAGCAGGGGGTCGAGAAGGCCTTCGACAAGGATCTGCGCGGTCGCGCCGGCGCGACCAAGGCCGAGGTCGACGCCCAGGGCCGCGTCGTGCGGCTGGACCCGGCCGGCGACATCCCGCCGGCGCCGGGCAAGGAGATCCGCCTCACCCTGGACGCCGACATCCAGAACCGCGCCCTGGAGGTGATGGGCGACGAGAGCGGCGCCATCGTCGTGATGGACGTGCGCAACGGCGACCTGCTGGCCATGGTCTCGGCTCCCAGCTTCGACGCCAACCGCTTCGTCAAGGGCCTGTCGGGCGCGGAGTACAAAGCCCTGGCCGAGTACGAGCGCAAGCCGCTGCTGGACAAGTCGATGACCGGCCTGTTCCCGCCGGGCTCGACCTTCAAGCCCACGGTGGCCTTGGCGGCGCTGACGGCGGGCATCGACCCGGAGCTGCGGATCAACTGTCCCGGCAGCTGGTACTATGGCGGCCGCGTCTGGCGCTGCTGGGAAAAGGGCGGCCACGGCCCCCAGAACATGCACGACGCGATCAAGAACTCCTGCGACGTCTATTTCTACCAGACGTCGCTGAAGGTCGGTCCCGACGCCATCGCCAACGCGGCGCGCGCCATGGGCTTCGGCCAGCTGTTCGACATCGGCATTCCCGGCCAGAAGAAGGGCAACGTTCCCGACCGGGCCTGGAAGAAGCGGGCCTTCAAGAAGAATCCGGCCAACCAGATCTGGTTTCCCGGCGAGACCCCCAGCTACGGGATCGGGCAGGGGGCCCTGACGGTCAACGCCCTGCAGCTGGCGGTGATGACCTCGCGCCTGGCCAACAGCAAGAAGGCGCTGGTGCCGCGCCTGATCAAGTCCGTGGGCGGCAAGGAGCAGCCCAGCGGCGCGGAAGTGCCCGACCTGCCGTTCTCGCAGGAGCACCTGAACTATGTGCGCGGCGGCATGGCGGCCGTGGCCAACGACGTGCGCGGCACGGCCTACAAGCAGAGCCAGCTGGGCCTGGGCGACGTGCAGATGGCCGGCAAGACCGGCACCGCCCAGGTGCGCAGCTATGACGGCGTCGCCAACCGCAAGGGCGCCGGCACCATCTGGCGGCTAAAGGACCACAACCTGTTCGTGGCCTTCGCGCCCTACGACGACCCGCGCTACGCCGTGGCGGTCATCGTCGAGCACGGCGGCATGGGCGGCGCCACGGCTGGCGCCCCGCGCGCCCGCGAGGTGATGCGCGTGGCCCTGCTGAAGGATCCGGAGATCCGCGCCCGCATCGAACGCCCCGCGCCCCTGCCCGAGGCCGCGCCCGAGGACGTGATGGAGGGCGTCGCGCCGGAGGATCCGATCGAGACGCCGACGCCGCAGCCGGACGTCGCGCCGACCCCCACGCCCGCCACGCCTCAAGGAGGCCCGAGATGA
- a CDS encoding GNAT family N-acetyltransferase has product MTAEDEDGAELLPVLVTPRLRLRCFRPEDAPALSANLTPPVIRWLTSWPDPVTVEVAARRIAEAREGARQGWHVGYAIERLSDGRLIGGFGGGAPDGGVEIGYHLAEHAQGQGYMLEAARAGLAAMWDLLPTPTIVAQAHPDNAGSRAILTRLGMRMTGEGPAYAPARGIWEPGCFYEIARP; this is encoded by the coding sequence ATGACCGCCGAGGACGAGGACGGGGCCGAGCTGCTGCCGGTCCTCGTCACGCCGCGCCTTCGCCTCCGCTGTTTCCGGCCCGAGGATGCTCCGGCCCTGTCCGCCAACCTGACGCCGCCGGTGATCCGCTGGCTGACCTCGTGGCCGGATCCCGTCACGGTCGAGGTCGCCGCCCGCCGCATCGCCGAGGCGCGCGAGGGCGCTCGTCAGGGCTGGCACGTGGGCTACGCGATCGAGCGCCTGTCGGACGGTCGGCTGATCGGCGGCTTCGGCGGCGGCGCGCCCGACGGCGGGGTCGAGATCGGCTATCATCTGGCCGAGCACGCCCAGGGCCAGGGCTACATGCTGGAGGCGGCCCGGGCGGGGCTGGCGGCGATGTGGGATCTTCTGCCGACGCCAACGATCGTGGCCCAGGCGCATCCGGACAACGCCGGCTCGCGGGCGATCCTGACCCGGCTGGGCATGCGCATGACGGGCGAGGGGCCGGCCTATGCGCCGGCGCGCGGGATTTGGGAGCCCGGCTGCTTCTACGAGATCGCCCGGCCCTGA
- the mreC gene encoding rod shape-determining protein MreC has product MPFREGPLGDLKVPLTWTAAVALVVAAVIAVAFLLADRRETLQDQAYGVTRQTVDVVAKPVSGAISAPGRWTGLGLDYVRSYFFTASENRRLKVELAEMRQWRDRALALQDQNERFKSLMGLRTDPPIPMAAARVVSDSRGPFANTRLADAGAERGIQVGNPALNERGLVGRVVGVSHGASRILLLTDIASRTPVMIDRTNARAILTGDGGPNPKLEYLRGVDPIQQGDRVVTSGDGGVVPRGLPVGAAVKGLDGRWRVVLFADQSSIDYVRILLFKDFAQLADEKELQAKTLPPVTTEDPQTSILSAPPPPATPPAAVPTPTTPPAAATAQPKPAAPKPAAPRPAAATPPPASTGAPR; this is encoded by the coding sequence GTGCCCTTTCGCGAAGGTCCCCTCGGCGACCTGAAAGTGCCGCTTACCTGGACGGCGGCGGTGGCCCTGGTCGTGGCGGCCGTCATCGCCGTCGCCTTCCTACTGGCCGATCGCCGCGAGACCCTCCAGGACCAAGCGTACGGCGTGACCCGCCAAACCGTCGACGTGGTGGCCAAGCCGGTCAGCGGCGCTATTTCGGCGCCGGGGCGCTGGACGGGCCTGGGGCTGGACTACGTCCGCAGCTATTTCTTCACGGCCAGCGAGAACCGCCGCCTGAAGGTCGAACTGGCCGAGATGCGACAGTGGCGTGACCGCGCCCTGGCCCTGCAGGACCAGAACGAGCGCTTCAAGTCGCTGATGGGTCTGCGGACGGATCCGCCGATCCCGATGGCCGCCGCCCGCGTGGTCAGCGACAGCCGCGGTCCCTTCGCGAACACTCGCCTGGCCGACGCCGGGGCCGAGCGCGGCATCCAGGTCGGCAATCCGGCGCTGAACGAGCGCGGCCTGGTCGGCCGCGTGGTCGGCGTCTCGCATGGCGCCAGCCGCATCCTGCTGCTGACCGACATCGCCTCGCGCACGCCGGTGATGATCGACCGCACCAACGCCCGCGCCATCCTGACCGGCGACGGCGGTCCCAATCCCAAGCTGGAATACCTGCGCGGCGTCGATCCGATCCAGCAGGGCGATCGCGTCGTCACCTCCGGCGACGGCGGCGTGGTGCCGCGCGGCCTGCCGGTGGGCGCGGCCGTGAAGGGCCTGGATGGCCGCTGGCGTGTGGTGCTGTTCGCCGACCAGTCGTCGATCGACTACGTCCGCATCCTGTTGTTCAAGGACTTCGCCCAGCTGGCCGACGAGAAGGAGCTGCAGGCCAAGACCCTGCCGCCGGTGACGACCGAGGATCCGCAGACCTCGATCCTGTCGGCCCCGCCACCGCCGGCGACGCCGCCCGCCGCCGTGCCGACCCCGACGACGCCCCCGGCCGCAGCGACCGCGCAACCCAAGCCAGCCGCGCCGAAGCCGGCCGCGCCCAGGCCGGCCGCCGCCACGCCGCCGCCGGCGTCGACCGGAGCGCCCCGATGA
- the rodA gene encoding rod shape-determining protein RodA produces MTLSGGLTRPGERDRPIIKFMEIDWTFCLVLALIAGTGALMLFSIAGASWEPWADKHLLRFGVYFIIMIILALCDLRWWFNAAYPVYVVGVLLLVAVDLVGDISLGAQRWLQVGPLRFQPSEVMKIGLVLALARFYHGLSADRARMSWWLLIPAAMIGVPFLLVAKQPDLGTAILLGATGAAIMVLAGLSWRIIAAMAGAAALAIPPFIMFGLHDYQRNRILTFLNPEQDPSGDGYHILQSKIALGSGGLLGKGFGLGSQSQLNFLPEKQTDFIFATLAEEFGFIGCFGVLFLYGAVIFMALRIASISHSHFGRLAAAGVTATFSLYVLINGAMVMGLAPVVGVPMPMLSYGGTVMLTVMVGFGLVQSVRVHRYTEVTSGKGSLV; encoded by the coding sequence ATGACCCTGAGCGGCGGCCTGACCCGTCCGGGCGAACGCGATCGCCCGATCATCAAGTTCATGGAGATCGACTGGACCTTCTGCCTGGTCCTGGCCCTGATCGCGGGGACGGGCGCGCTGATGCTGTTCTCGATCGCCGGGGCCTCCTGGGAGCCCTGGGCCGACAAGCACCTGCTGCGCTTCGGCGTCTATTTCATCATCATGATCATCCTGGCCCTGTGCGACCTGCGCTGGTGGTTCAACGCGGCCTATCCGGTCTATGTGGTCGGGGTGCTGCTGCTGGTCGCCGTCGACTTGGTCGGGGACATCTCGCTGGGCGCCCAGCGCTGGCTGCAGGTGGGGCCGCTGCGCTTCCAGCCGTCCGAGGTGATGAAGATCGGCCTCGTGCTGGCGCTGGCCCGCTTCTATCACGGGCTTTCGGCAGACCGGGCCCGGATGTCGTGGTGGCTCCTGATCCCGGCGGCGATGATCGGCGTGCCGTTCCTGCTGGTGGCCAAGCAGCCCGACCTGGGCACCGCCATCCTGCTGGGGGCGACGGGCGCGGCGATCATGGTCCTGGCCGGCCTGTCCTGGCGGATCATCGCGGCCATGGCCGGCGCGGCGGCCCTGGCCATTCCGCCCTTCATCATGTTCGGGCTGCACGACTACCAGCGCAACCGGATCCTGACCTTCCTGAACCCCGAGCAGGACCCGTCCGGCGACGGCTATCACATCCTGCAGTCCAAGATCGCCCTTGGCTCGGGCGGCCTGCTGGGCAAGGGCTTCGGCCTGGGCTCGCAGAGCCAGCTGAACTTCCTGCCCGAGAAGCAGACCGACTTCATCTTCGCCACCCTGGCCGAGGAGTTCGGCTTCATCGGCTGCTTCGGCGTGCTGTTCCTGTACGGCGCGGTGATCTTCATGGCCCTGCGTATCGCCTCGATCAGCCACAGCCACTTCGGACGCTTGGCGGCGGCCGGGGTGACGGCGACCTTTTCGCTGTACGTGCTGATCAACGGGGCCATGGTCATGGGCTTGGCCCCCGTGGTGGGCGTGCCCATGCCGATGCTGTCGTACGGCGGCACCGTCATGCTGACGGTCATGGTCGGCTTCGGCCTGGTGCAGTCCGTGCGCGTGCACCGCTACACCGAGGTGACCAGCGGCAAGGGCTCGCTGGTCTGA
- a CDS encoding low temperature requirement protein A, with protein sequence MTQSLPPEDYSDDELLAMLNPVQLAELDRQIGEMFGAEGVDRVEALIAMANVYSLRAAERDEVSALAMLQLAAAMRRRADAMLASRN encoded by the coding sequence ATGACTCAGTCGCTTCCGCCCGAAGACTATTCCGACGACGAACTGCTCGCGATGCTCAATCCCGTGCAACTGGCCGAGCTGGACCGCCAGATCGGCGAGATGTTCGGGGCCGAGGGCGTTGACCGGGTCGAGGCCCTGATCGCTATGGCCAATGTCTACAGCCTGCGCGCCGCCGAGCGTGACGAGGTCTCGGCGCTGGCCATGCTGCAGCTGGCGGCCGCCATGCGCCGTCGCGCCGACGCGATGCTGGCCTCGCGGAATTAG
- a CDS encoding O-methyltransferase translates to MFGDHEHAAPPAWTEIRARSTALGFDMPSEANTGALLRLLAASKPGGRMLELGTGTGLATAWLMDGLDASASLVSVDVDPAVQDVARGHLKDSRLRFVLADGLDYVREQAPESFDLIFADAWPGKYEGLDETLELLKRGGLYVIDDMLPQPNWPEGHQARVDDLAARLESRPDLIVTRLAWASGLIVGAKA, encoded by the coding sequence ATGTTCGGCGACCATGAACACGCCGCGCCGCCGGCCTGGACCGAGATCCGGGCGCGCTCGACCGCGCTGGGCTTCGACATGCCTTCCGAGGCGAACACCGGCGCGCTTCTGCGCCTCCTGGCGGCCTCCAAGCCCGGTGGGCGGATGCTGGAGCTGGGCACTGGGACGGGCCTGGCCACCGCCTGGCTGATGGACGGCCTGGACGCCTCGGCCAGCTTGGTCAGCGTCGACGTCGATCCGGCCGTGCAAGACGTCGCGCGCGGACATCTGAAGGACAGCCGCCTGCGCTTCGTGCTGGCCGACGGACTGGACTATGTCCGCGAGCAGGCGCCGGAGAGTTTCGACCTGATCTTCGCGGACGCCTGGCCCGGCAAGTACGAGGGGCTGGACGAGACCCTGGAGCTGCTGAAGCGGGGAGGGCTGTACGTGATCGACGACATGCTGCCCCAGCCGAATTGGCCTGAGGGGCATCAGGCGCGGGTTGACGATCTGGCGGCGCGGCTGGAAAGCCGTCCGGACCTGATCGTGACGCGTCTGGCGTGGGCGTCGGGCCTGATCGTCGGGGCGAAGGCATGA